The stretch of DNA CACAGCTCGTTCGGGGCGCCTGCGGTGAACTCGTGCCGGGTCACGCCGTGCCGGTCGACGTAGGCGCACAGGTCGTCGTGGACCGGTGGGCCGGGCTTCTTACCGTGCTTGCCGCGTCTCTTGCCGAACGCCGACCACCAGCGGTTGGACGAGCAGATCCGCCAGCCGGTCCGCTCAGCCATCGCCTCGCCGGCTTCGACCGCCTCGTCGACCAAGAACCGGTAACCGAACTCCGGATCGTCACGGTGGGCGTCGAATAACGCGTTCGCGCGATACGCCTCCACCAGTTCGGCGTCGGTGACCGGGCGGGCGAGCCACCGGTAGTAGGGTTGGCGAGCGATCCTCAAAACCCGACACGTCACCGCGACGGGGATCCCGTCAACGGCCAGCTCGCGCACGAGCGGGTAGATCATTTTCCCGGCAGGTTCGCCTGCGACAGATACGCCGCCGCCCGGCGGAGCACCTCGTTCTCCTGCTCCAGCAACCGGACCCGCCTGCGCAGCTCACGCTCGGTCGCGGACTGCTCGGACGTCGTTCCGGGCTTGACCCCGTCCTCGACGTCGGCGGTCCTCAACCAGTTCGTCAGGCACGACTCGCTGATCCCGAAGTCGGCAGCGATCTGCTTCAGATGGACGCCTGGTTCGCGGTTCCTGGCGACACGAACCACGTCGTCGCGGAACTCCTCGGGATACGGCTTCGGCACGATGCACATCCTTCCAGCAGCACCTCTCGGCACCACAGATCAGATGTCACCTATCCGTGCAGCAGCCCCCTGTGGTGGCCGATCTTGATCGGCTCTCCGCCTTCGGGGAGCAGGGCAGCAGCTCGCTGTTGGGCGGCTTCTGCTGCGTCGGCGGCGGCGTGTGTGCGGTCGGACTTTGCTGCGAGGGCGTCGGCGCGTGCAGCTGCTCGGGCGGCTTTGTCGGCCTCGACGTCGGCGGTGGTGCGGCGGGTGCGGTCGATGTCGGTATCGACGTCATACCCTGCGGCACGCAGCTGGGCATACGCCGAGCGCCGGATCGGTGCG from Gordonia humi encodes:
- a CDS encoding IS3 family transposase (programmed frameshift), which gives rise to MPKPYPEEFRDDVVRVARNREPGVHLKQIAADFGISESCLTNWLRTADVEDGVKPGTTSEQSATERELRRRVRLLEQENEVLRRAAAYLSQANLPKMIYPLVRELAVDGIPVAVTCRVLRIARQPYYRWLARPVTDAELVEAYRANALFDAHRDDPEFGYRFLVDEAVEAGEAMAERTGWRICSSNRWWSAFGKRRGKHGKKPGPPVHDDLCAYVDRHGVTRHEFTAGAPNELWLTDITEHWTSEGKLYLCAVKDVYSNRIVGYSIDSRMKSRLAVIALNNAVARRGDVAGCVVHSDRGSQFRSRKFVHALNRHAMVGSMGRVGAAGDNAAMESFFSLLQRNVLDRRTWTTREELRIAIVTWIERTYHRRRRQAALGRLTPIEFETIMTTPATQAA
- a CDS encoding DUF3560 domain-containing protein, whose protein sequence is MAAAPRTAQAAPIRRSAYAQLRAAGYDVDTDIDRTRRTTADVEADKAARAAARADALAAKSDRTHAAADAAEAAQQRAAALLPEGGEPIKIGHHRGLLHG